Part of the Dehalococcoidia bacterium genome, CAGGAGCATGCGCACCACCTCCTGGACGGCCGCGTCCAGCTCCTCCGGCGGCACCACCCGGTAGACCAGGCCGATGCGTAGCGCCTGCTGGGCATCGATGCGCTCGCCGGTGAGGAACAGCCTCAGCGCCCATCCGGGGCCTATCTTCTCCACCACGTGGGGGGCGATGGTGGCGGGCGCCAGCCCCAGCCTCACCTCGGTGAAGGCGAACTGGGCGTTGTCGGCCGCCACGGCCAGGTCGGCGGCGGCCACCAGCCCCACGCCGCCGCCGTAGGCGTTGCCGTGGACGCGGGCCACCACCGGCCGCGGGCACTCGGCCACCGCCCGCAGCATGGCAGCCAGGGCAGCAGCGTCGCGACGGTTCTCCTCCTCGCCCCAGGAGGCGGCGCGGCGCATCCACTCCAGGTCGGCGCCGGCGCAGAAGGAAGGCCCCTCCCCCGCCAGCACCACCACCCGGACCC contains:
- a CDS encoding enoyl-CoA hydratase-related protein; this encodes MSQQVLTVSRDGPVARVVLSRPEVHNAFDERLIAQLHDAFTGLGRDEGVRVVVLAGEGPSFCAGADLEWMRRAASWGEEENRRDAAALAAMLRAVAECPRPVVARVHGNAYGGGVGLVAAADLAVAADNAQFAFTEVRLGLAPATIAPHVVEKIGPGWALRLFLTGERIDAQQALRIGLVYRVVPPEELDAAVQEVVRMLLSGGPQAQAACKELVRRVAGDRGPDVDDYTARLIAALRTGPEGQEGIRSFLEKRRPGWVEG